In a genomic window of Maricaulis maris MCS10:
- a CDS encoding GspE/PulE family protein, translating to MTLSRDDIEQLRLDRLVETGVVSPAEAAHAAALKAGAREPLDIVLTRAGLASEPKIAAFLAAEAGLDHAETIDDIGVLDAPLDLSEFNSDFLVSERAIPLGIRGDACIVGLVDPMNSDALDGIRFASGRSLVPVVVTQSLFSALCADRLSAKPGDETEEVDGGLDISLDAERLRDLASAGPVVRRLDNLVARATDARASDIHVELQHREAQIRLRVDGVLKDHIAWPTAQALAVISRVKVLAELDIAERRRPQDGRFSMPVAGRTIDVRVSVVPGQYGESLVLRLLDPEASLRGIESLGLSQSVSEPVEAMLNMPHGLILVTGPTGSGKTTSLYAFLRRLASGERKILTIEDPIEYRLAGVAQSQTNPAIDLTFANALRAFLRHDPDVIMVGEIRDAETARTAIQAAMTGHLVLSTLHTNDAPSAISRLQDMGIEDFLLAATLVGVVGQRLVRRTCPTCEGAGCQRCEESGFRGRLPVAEAFRVNEAIRASIREGARETGLEPVLKRAGYQTMWQDGLALCKRGLTTRAELLRALEDTGQADAERPSV from the coding sequence ATGACTCTATCGCGCGATGACATTGAACAGCTCCGGCTTGACCGACTCGTTGAGACGGGGGTCGTCAGTCCCGCCGAGGCTGCACACGCAGCGGCCTTGAAGGCCGGTGCCCGCGAGCCATTGGATATCGTCCTCACGCGAGCAGGATTGGCCAGCGAGCCGAAAATTGCAGCTTTCCTTGCTGCCGAGGCCGGACTCGATCATGCCGAAACGATCGACGATATCGGTGTTCTGGATGCCCCTCTCGATCTCTCTGAATTCAATTCAGACTTTCTGGTTTCGGAACGCGCGATTCCGCTTGGTATTCGCGGTGACGCTTGTATTGTCGGGCTCGTTGATCCCATGAACAGCGACGCGCTGGACGGAATCCGCTTTGCCAGCGGGAGGTCGCTGGTCCCGGTCGTGGTGACTCAATCCCTCTTCAGCGCCCTTTGCGCCGACCGTCTGTCAGCCAAGCCTGGTGATGAGACTGAAGAGGTCGACGGCGGTCTTGATATCAGCCTGGATGCCGAGCGGCTGCGTGACCTCGCATCCGCCGGTCCGGTTGTGCGCCGTCTCGACAATCTGGTCGCACGCGCCACGGACGCTCGCGCCTCGGATATTCACGTCGAGCTCCAGCATCGTGAAGCGCAGATACGACTGCGCGTTGATGGCGTGCTGAAGGATCATATTGCCTGGCCGACCGCTCAGGCGCTCGCCGTGATCTCGCGCGTAAAAGTCCTGGCGGAACTCGACATCGCCGAACGGCGACGGCCGCAGGATGGGCGTTTTTCCATGCCGGTTGCGGGACGCACGATCGATGTTCGCGTGTCAGTCGTTCCCGGTCAGTACGGCGAGAGCCTTGTTCTACGCCTGCTCGACCCGGAAGCGAGCCTGCGGGGCATCGAGAGTCTCGGCCTGTCCCAATCCGTCAGCGAGCCCGTCGAGGCCATGCTGAACATGCCGCACGGATTGATCCTCGTGACGGGGCCGACTGGCTCCGGAAAGACCACATCGCTTTACGCTTTCCTCCGTCGTCTCGCGAGCGGAGAGCGCAAGATCCTTACGATCGAGGACCCGATCGAGTATCGATTGGCCGGTGTGGCCCAGTCCCAGACAAATCCGGCGATCGACCTGACCTTCGCAAACGCCTTGCGGGCGTTTCTTCGTCATGATCCGGACGTGATCATGGTCGGCGAAATTCGTGACGCGGAGACGGCCAGAACCGCTATTCAGGCAGCCATGACGGGCCATCTCGTTTTGTCGACGCTTCACACGAATGACGCGCCGTCCGCGATCAGTCGCTTGCAGGATATGGGGATTGAGGATTTCCTGCTGGCCGCAACACTGGTTGGTGTCGTGGGGCAACGCCTGGTCCGCCGAACCTGCCCGACCTGTGAAGGCGCGGGATGCCAACGCTGCGAAGAATCCGGCTTTCGGGGGCGCCTGCCAGTGGCTGAGGCCTTCCGCGTCAATGAAGCTATTCGCGCGTCAATCAGGGAAGGCGCCCGTGAAACCGGTCTCGAGCCGGTGCTGAAACGCGCCGGCTATCAAACAATGTGGCAAGACGGCCTCGCCCTGTGCAAACGGGGTCTGACGACCCGCGCTGAATTGTTGCGAGCGCTGGAAGATACAGGCCAGGCTGATGCGGAGCGGCCCAGTGTCTGA
- a CDS encoding prepilin-type N-terminal cleavage/methylation domain-containing protein yields MTASWRHRGFSLFEMLAALVVLALATGLVASRIRPPSASERLDQAAELLADDLRRAQLQARRSAAAVLVAVTETGYHIDALSVGRDWPAGLNARWLSRTRFGWQETETLNMSGRPLSREGARIVIRLEAVERIVRLDAISGQIHVDRSMQ; encoded by the coding sequence ATGACCGCCTCATGGCGTCATCGGGGGTTTTCTCTTTTCGAGATGCTGGCCGCGCTGGTCGTTCTGGCCCTTGCCACCGGGTTGGTCGCGAGCCGCATTCGCCCTCCCAGCGCGTCCGAAAGACTGGATCAGGCGGCCGAGCTTTTGGCGGATGATTTGCGGCGAGCCCAACTTCAAGCCAGGCGGTCCGCGGCCGCCGTGCTCGTTGCCGTCACCGAGACCGGCTATCACATTGACGCACTCTCTGTCGGTCGTGACTGGCCGGCCGGACTGAATGCTCGCTGGCTAAGCCGTACTCGCTTCGGCTGGCAGGAAACGGAGACGCTAAACATGTCCGGGCGTCCGCTATCCCGCGAAGGAGCTCGAATAGTCATCAGGCTGGAGGCGGTAGAGCGTATTGTTCGTCTGGATGCAATCTCGGGACAAATTCATGTCGACCGATCGATGCAATAG
- a CDS encoding type II secretion system protein GspK produces MTHTRLRLAAVERDSLEREAALRSALDVVAYDVAQIGRSYVAALPVEVLIGEYLVSVEAGPGQRLTDLNMANDEQLTALFVRLGESQVAAETIADRILDWRDTDDDERARGAERAAYAARPDDAPQNRAFASVEELRHVLGLTPRQFACAATHLTVLGGTSAPARDSARFGPDTRIDGMRISLRASIEVRAGHRHELVGLAEFETSSERPFLWVAFGEDRLQNLNCPSGEGIW; encoded by the coding sequence ATGACACACACACGCCTGCGTCTCGCAGCGGTCGAGCGCGACAGTCTTGAGCGAGAGGCTGCGTTGCGCTCTGCGCTGGATGTTGTTGCCTATGACGTTGCCCAGATCGGCCGTAGCTATGTCGCGGCATTGCCGGTTGAGGTCCTGATCGGAGAATACTTGGTGTCGGTTGAGGCCGGGCCCGGTCAACGACTGACCGATCTGAACATGGCCAATGACGAGCAGTTGACGGCTCTGTTCGTTCGGCTGGGCGAAAGCCAGGTCGCAGCGGAAACGATCGCCGACCGCATTCTGGACTGGCGTGACACAGATGATGATGAGCGCGCGCGAGGTGCTGAACGTGCAGCGTACGCGGCCCGCCCGGACGATGCGCCGCAAAATCGTGCCTTCGCCTCGGTCGAGGAACTGCGACATGTGCTCGGTCTGACACCGCGGCAATTCGCCTGTGCAGCAACCCATCTGACCGTATTGGGGGGCACCTCGGCACCAGCGCGGGACTCCGCTCGCTTCGGGCCGGACACGCGGATTGACGGCATGCGGATCTCGCTGCGGGCCTCAATTGAGGTCAGAGCCGGGCACCGACACGAATTGGTTGGCCTCGCCGAGTTTGAAACCTCCTCAGAGCGCCCTTTCCTTTGGGTTGCGTTTGGCGAGGATAGGCTCCAGAACCTCAATTGTCCGTCGGGGGAGGGAATCTGGTGA
- a CDS encoding type II secretion system F family protein, whose amino-acid sequence MSEPRLWRYLAENASGGVERGEILASNSTKASQLLAAQGIVAVEVREVGSSGGSETSGRLPSAHIADFTEDLAELLGAALSIHDALASLAEGETRRRLREFILRLEARVRGGHSLSASMKADPATPPRILVAMTAAGEESGQLAATLSDLAVRFRAEQALKRDLAGQLAYPAVLVCLIYLTLVFLAFIVLPQFEIVFADSAIEPPPETQFVIGVGAFLRTYAIWIPVAVVGLAWLARTAIARFPIAATRIRRTLPIVGPALWKLDAAAFARTLGVLVKAGLPVNRAEHVARDAVADPGMRDGMSRAADRVRGGTALSRALDEQNILPGDLIRQIRLGEETGELDVFLLRTADRYERMARSRLSRALELLGPVLIVILGACVAGVIAAVMSGVLSLNDAVF is encoded by the coding sequence GTGTCTGAACCGCGACTTTGGCGCTATCTTGCAGAAAACGCGTCCGGCGGTGTCGAGCGGGGCGAAATCCTAGCCAGCAATTCCACCAAGGCCAGCCAGTTACTAGCGGCGCAGGGCATCGTGGCTGTCGAGGTCAGGGAGGTCGGTTCGTCCGGAGGCTCGGAGACTTCCGGGCGGTTGCCGAGCGCTCACATTGCCGACTTTACGGAAGACCTCGCTGAGCTTCTTGGGGCGGCCCTGTCGATACATGATGCGCTCGCTAGCCTGGCTGAGGGCGAAACACGCCGGCGTCTCCGGGAATTCATTCTGCGCCTTGAGGCCCGTGTGCGTGGAGGGCATTCCCTCAGTGCGTCAATGAAGGCCGATCCTGCTACCCCGCCGCGCATCCTGGTTGCGATGACAGCGGCGGGCGAGGAATCCGGGCAATTGGCCGCCACGCTCTCCGACCTCGCAGTCCGCTTTCGGGCCGAGCAGGCCCTCAAACGGGACCTTGCGGGTCAGCTGGCCTATCCTGCGGTTCTGGTTTGCCTTATCTATCTGACCCTCGTCTTCTTGGCCTTCATCGTTCTCCCGCAATTCGAGATCGTGTTCGCGGATTCCGCTATCGAGCCGCCACCGGAGACACAGTTCGTGATCGGGGTCGGCGCCTTCTTGCGCACTTATGCTATCTGGATTCCCGTTGCCGTGGTCGGACTGGCTTGGCTGGCCCGAACAGCCATAGCGCGTTTCCCGATAGCCGCCACCCGTATCCGCCGAACCTTGCCGATAGTGGGGCCGGCTCTGTGGAAACTGGATGCTGCGGCGTTTGCGCGGACTTTGGGAGTGTTGGTGAAGGCGGGCCTTCCCGTGAACCGGGCCGAGCATGTGGCGCGCGACGCTGTAGCGGATCCGGGCATGAGGGACGGAATGTCGCGGGCTGCGGACCGGGTTCGTGGGGGAACAGCCTTGTCGCGGGCCCTTGATGAGCAGAACATCCTGCCTGGCGACCTGATCCGGCAAATTCGCCTGGGCGAGGAAACCGGTGAGCTTGATGTCTTTCTGCTGCGAACCGCCGATCGCTATGAACGCATGGCGCGATCGCGCCTGAGTCGGGCATTGGAGTTGCTCGGGCCGGTTTTGATTGTCATCCTTGGAGCGTGCGTTGCCGGTGTCATCGCCGCGGTTATGTCGGGAGTTCTCAGTCTCAATGACGCTGTGTTCTAA
- a CDS encoding prepilin-type N-terminal cleavage/methylation domain-containing protein → MNRDSGFTLFEALVAVALLALLAGLLAPAIRAVSLAETRVREHVVSRETTARLEALLRDSVARVQPLPDTIGQGAVSGSPRGLSLWVRMPTSGELVQLNLTIEGEDVIIAMAGSGSITGEPQTSMLAGVGRDARFYYYGETETRDALAWTSQWEYNHLPRLIVLDLAPINGTIRRIELDVPAQARFDCDFDSGFGVCLGGG, encoded by the coding sequence ATGAACCGAGATAGCGGCTTCACCCTCTTCGAGGCGCTGGTCGCGGTTGCCCTGCTTGCTTTGCTTGCCGGGCTTCTGGCCCCTGCGATACGCGCAGTCAGTCTCGCAGAGACCCGCGTGCGGGAGCACGTCGTATCACGAGAAACGACAGCCCGGCTTGAAGCCTTGCTGCGCGATAGTGTCGCCAGGGTCCAGCCCTTGCCAGACACGATCGGGCAGGGCGCGGTTTCGGGATCGCCACGGGGGCTGTCGCTGTGGGTCCGCATGCCGACGAGTGGAGAATTGGTGCAGCTGAATCTCACCATTGAGGGTGAGGATGTCATCATCGCGATGGCGGGATCCGGCTCAATAACCGGCGAGCCTCAAACTTCGATGCTGGCCGGGGTCGGGCGCGATGCCCGTTTCTACTATTACGGCGAGACCGAAACGCGAGACGCATTGGCCTGGACCTCCCAATGGGAGTATAACCATTTGCCGCGGCTCATAGTTTTGGACTTGGCGCCAATTAATGGCACAATCCGGCGGATTGAGCTTGATGTGCCGGCTCAAGCCCGTTTCGACTGCGACTTCGATTCAGGATTCGGCGTGTGTTTGGGGGGCGGCTAG
- a CDS encoding type IV pilus modification PilV family protein translates to MSTDRCNSDGYAILEALVALAIAAGVLTATMAGLAGLARGSRQADQVQQAMLEARNIEARLRAGLPVGALSERYPDWRFEFTAVDRPVDPRTGAVLTAVVLERANLPGWQLRFVYVETSGDEGLEASAYEPR, encoded by the coding sequence ATGTCGACCGATCGATGCAATAGCGACGGATATGCCATCCTTGAGGCCCTGGTCGCGCTGGCGATCGCGGCGGGGGTGCTGACGGCCACGATGGCGGGCTTGGCGGGCCTGGCCCGAGGCTCGCGCCAGGCGGATCAGGTTCAGCAAGCCATGCTAGAAGCCCGAAACATTGAAGCGCGATTGCGCGCAGGCTTGCCTGTTGGCGCACTTTCCGAACGATACCCCGACTGGCGTTTCGAATTCACTGCGGTCGATCGCCCCGTCGACCCGCGGACCGGGGCCGTATTGACCGCCGTGGTTCTTGAGCGCGCTAACCTGCCAGGCTGGCAGCTTCGTTTTGTCTATGTCGAAACCAGCGGGGACGAAGGCCTCGAAGCGAGTGCCTATGAACCGAGATAG
- a CDS encoding FG-GAP-like repeat-containing protein — translation MVSGLVRLDQWKRLVFAAVVMVVLATFFWTTSRYPSLDEKAMMGGAIQLEDPLAFEALIGLDPAAPVLERIGVSTVNWINTNKKGMTFGWLFGAAFLTLLGYFQRRNFKGRFANSFYGMVIGAPLGVCVNCAAPIARGLFQGGSRAETTLSAMIASPTLNVVVLTMAFSLLPFYIAVTKLVLSLAVILVAVPLICRVLPEERLLHSVKPVTAPQAPDLPAPERENLTASLTGFIADFARNFWFILRMTAPLMLLAGFLGAIAGTLLPADLINGREFGPLSALGAGVVGTFLPVPIGFDVVVSGALLNGGVGHGFIMTLVFTLGSFSVYSFMIVATSVGWRAAGLLAATICVLGVGSGVAIDAYHDYQTRRAIELLTGGDEVVDSAPGTFHSAVSLPVHDSTGMSALQMATDLDVELERLPYAENAAYGDEPFTRMEAWQLGIDHPVEFSMADMWPPFWEGRSVASGDIDRDGDIDLVFASNRVGLYIYRNDGAGGFSGGAVDDPGLRSLPIFNAALMDADNDGFLDLFLTTFRDGNFLLPNEGGQFAADRLSPVANRDDAILTLAVSFADVDRDGDLDVALGNWAAGWYRRIPGEESRNRVVLNDEGVLSGEEFRDLPGIPGETLSILFSDLDSDGLVDLLVGNDFEVPDYAYFGGGDGQFTAVTYQDGLIPMTTNTTMSVSSLDLRNTGQMALYFAQIAGRADGVSDRLRMQPIEQYCDGIERDLDREICQRNMAIKVWYRSGNSLDPSNARRCSGFEEPYRSECRGMMLKDLAIQNNDAEMCALIPVGEATIRALCDVHFLPSRAMTAREQDEALPQIMSRNVLLEPGDRGVYLETAQAMHVEVGGWSWDVSHGDFDNDGWQDMYIVNGTWVPNEVTPSNIFLRNQAGERFEEVTEAYGLGDFAITAAATLADIDNDGDLDVIAVPVNSPVTAFLNNSDRSAISFRLVDERGNRDGIGARVEVRHAGFGTGLQTREIQLGGGFMSFDAPVAHFGLGDLDQIDSVSIRWADGSVTQINEPLEAGATYRVHRRRHGRGVE, via the coding sequence ATGGTGTCCGGACTGGTCCGGTTGGATCAATGGAAACGCCTCGTGTTTGCCGCGGTCGTCATGGTGGTACTTGCGACTTTCTTCTGGACGACCTCGCGCTACCCGTCGCTCGACGAAAAGGCTATGATGGGCGGAGCCATCCAGCTTGAAGACCCGCTGGCGTTCGAGGCCCTGATTGGGCTGGATCCGGCAGCGCCGGTGCTTGAACGCATTGGCGTTTCAACGGTCAACTGGATCAATACGAACAAGAAGGGCATGACGTTCGGCTGGCTGTTCGGCGCCGCCTTCCTCACTCTGTTGGGCTATTTCCAGCGACGAAATTTCAAGGGACGATTTGCCAACTCGTTTTACGGAATGGTCATCGGGGCTCCATTGGGCGTGTGCGTGAACTGCGCCGCGCCGATCGCCCGAGGTTTGTTCCAGGGAGGGTCGCGGGCCGAGACAACGCTCTCGGCGATGATCGCATCGCCGACGCTGAACGTGGTGGTTCTGACCATGGCGTTCTCGCTTCTGCCATTTTACATTGCGGTCACCAAACTCGTGTTGAGTCTCGCCGTCATTTTGGTGGCTGTGCCGCTGATCTGCCGTGTCCTGCCGGAAGAGCGCCTCCTGCATTCTGTGAAACCTGTAACGGCGCCACAAGCGCCGGACCTGCCCGCGCCCGAGCGCGAGAACCTGACAGCGTCTCTGACGGGGTTTATTGCCGATTTCGCACGGAATTTCTGGTTCATTCTTCGCATGACCGCGCCGCTCATGCTGCTCGCCGGCTTCCTCGGTGCAATTGCCGGCACTCTTCTGCCCGCCGACCTGATTAATGGCCGTGAATTTGGTCCACTCAGCGCCTTGGGCGCGGGTGTGGTGGGCACTTTCCTGCCAGTGCCGATCGGCTTTGACGTGGTCGTATCCGGTGCTCTGCTCAATGGCGGAGTCGGTCATGGTTTTATCATGACGCTCGTATTCACGCTCGGCAGTTTCAGCGTCTATTCCTTCATGATTGTCGCGACGTCAGTCGGCTGGCGGGCTGCGGGCCTCCTTGCAGCGACCATTTGTGTCCTGGGTGTCGGGAGTGGCGTGGCCATCGACGCCTATCATGACTACCAGACACGACGCGCCATCGAATTGCTGACCGGCGGGGATGAGGTCGTGGATTCGGCACCCGGTACCTTTCACTCGGCGGTGAGTCTCCCCGTCCATGATTCGACTGGAATGTCGGCGCTTCAGATGGCGACGGATCTTGATGTCGAGCTAGAGCGTTTGCCCTACGCCGAGAATGCCGCGTATGGCGATGAGCCGTTTACACGCATGGAAGCCTGGCAGCTGGGTATCGACCATCCCGTCGAGTTCTCGATGGCGGACATGTGGCCGCCCTTCTGGGAAGGGCGAAGCGTTGCGTCCGGTGATATCGATCGTGACGGCGATATCGACCTAGTTTTCGCGTCGAACCGCGTGGGGCTTTATATCTACCGCAATGATGGCGCCGGGGGCTTCTCCGGTGGTGCAGTGGATGACCCGGGCCTTCGGTCTCTTCCCATCTTCAATGCGGCTTTGATGGACGCCGACAATGACGGTTTCCTCGATCTGTTCCTGACGACATTTCGGGATGGCAATTTCCTTTTACCGAATGAAGGCGGGCAGTTCGCCGCCGACCGATTGAGTCCGGTTGCGAACCGGGATGACGCCATTTTGACCCTGGCGGTCAGTTTTGCCGATGTGGACCGGGATGGAGACCTTGATGTCGCGCTCGGAAACTGGGCGGCCGGCTGGTACCGTCGTATTCCGGGCGAGGAATCGCGAAATCGTGTCGTCCTGAATGATGAAGGGGTCCTGAGCGGGGAGGAGTTCCGCGATCTCCCAGGCATTCCCGGTGAGACACTGTCTATCCTGTTCTCCGACCTGGATTCGGACGGTTTGGTTGATCTCCTGGTCGGGAATGATTTTGAGGTGCCGGACTATGCCTATTTCGGAGGTGGTGACGGTCAATTCACCGCCGTGACCTATCAGGACGGGCTGATCCCGATGACAACAAATACGACCATGTCAGTCTCTTCCCTTGATCTGCGGAATACTGGCCAGATGGCGCTGTATTTCGCACAGATCGCGGGGCGGGCGGATGGTGTGTCGGACAGGCTTAGAATGCAGCCCATCGAGCAATATTGCGATGGCATAGAGCGGGATTTGGATCGCGAGATTTGCCAACGCAATATGGCGATCAAGGTCTGGTACAGGTCGGGCAACAGCCTGGATCCGAGCAACGCGCGGCGTTGTTCCGGTTTCGAGGAGCCGTACCGGTCCGAGTGTCGCGGCATGATGCTGAAGGATCTGGCCATCCAGAACAATGATGCCGAAATGTGTGCGCTTATCCCGGTTGGCGAGGCCACGATCCGGGCGCTTTGCGACGTCCATTTCCTGCCGTCTCGAGCCATGACCGCTCGTGAACAGGATGAGGCCTTGCCGCAGATCATGTCACGGAATGTCCTGCTGGAGCCGGGAGATCGGGGCGTTTACCTAGAGACTGCGCAGGCCATGCATGTCGAGGTCGGCGGCTGGAGTTGGGATGTCTCACACGGTGACTTCGACAATGATGGCTGGCAGGACATGTATATCGTCAACGGAACCTGGGTTCCAAACGAGGTGACGCCCTCGAACATCTTTCTGCGCAACCAGGCTGGTGAGCGGTTTGAAGAAGTCACGGAGGCGTATGGGCTCGGTGATTTCGCCATAACCGCGGCCGCGACTCTGGCCGATATCGACAATGATGGTGATCTCGATGTGATTGCAGTGCCTGTGAATTCACCTGTCACCGCTTTCCTGAATAATTCTGACCGCTCGGCTATCAGCTTCCGGCTGGTCGATGAGCGCGGGAATCGCGACGGGATCGGGGCGCGGGTGGAAGTCCGCCATGCGGGCTTCGGTACCGGTCTGCAAACCCGCGAGATTCAGTTGGGCGGTGGCTTCATGTCGTTTGACGCCCCGGTCGCACATTTTGGACTGGGTGATCTGGACCAGATCGACAGTGTTTCCATCCGTTGGGCAGATGGATCGGTAACACAAATCAATGAGCCGTTAGAGGCGGGGGCGACTTATCGCGTTCACCGTCGCAGGCATGGCAGGGGTGTAGAGTGA
- the gspD gene encoding type II secretion system secretin GspD, whose amino-acid sequence MPDAAGVHAGRFPATTLPADDSVAAATGTDAPGAQPPASTVDAQAPIEQERLVYFDARDGSRLSQSPNRADLDSRTLRLNFVDVPVADVVRTIVGDALGQTVMVADGVTGRISLTSAEPAPARAALAALETVLGESNLVLAERAEGYLLTRLDMARPGLTGLSSELGYGGRVVPVTHTTPSAIVSLIDPFLSDRVEVVPHDALGVLVLAGPGPDVDGARRAAILFDRPFLTDRVFGMFELRYVSAETAKSEVDTVLSGTGMSIDAIQTIAMPRLNMLLVTARDRSQFEQAQVWIERLDRPSAGSERRLRYYVVRNTPASTLATQITAAFAGGQTGAGQLIEPRFQGDDAHGEPSAPGEEQSRLTIIPDELNNALIIRATDQEYREILDLVQRMDVMPPQVLIEATIAEVRLEDGLDFGVRWYFENAGSNETSSLQFSDSNTGSTAPVFPGFNYAFSGTDLTATLSALRSITDVTVLSAPSIMVQNNQTAHLQVGDEVPIVTQTATSVTESNAPIVSSVELRETGVILQVTPRINASGMVVLEVNQEVSSVRPTTTSGIDSPTIQKLEFTSTVSVRSSNTIALGGLIRETTSDNESRTPLLGDIPGVGNLFRNRAMTSQRSELVIFLTPRIIWTDDDVGSALTHVRRQFEALEARQPGLFDN is encoded by the coding sequence ATGCCGGATGCCGCTGGCGTGCACGCAGGACGATTCCCTGCCACGACCCTCCCGGCCGATGACTCTGTCGCGGCTGCGACGGGCACCGATGCGCCGGGTGCGCAGCCTCCGGCGTCCACGGTGGATGCGCAGGCTCCGATCGAACAGGAGCGCTTGGTTTATTTTGATGCGCGTGACGGGTCTCGGCTCAGCCAGTCACCCAACCGCGCGGATCTCGACAGCCGGACCTTGCGCCTGAACTTCGTTGATGTGCCGGTCGCTGACGTCGTTCGGACCATTGTCGGCGACGCGCTGGGCCAGACAGTGATGGTGGCCGACGGGGTCACCGGCCGTATTTCGCTGACATCTGCCGAGCCGGCGCCTGCCCGTGCCGCACTCGCGGCGCTTGAGACGGTGCTGGGTGAATCCAATCTCGTCCTTGCCGAGCGCGCAGAGGGCTACCTGCTGACCCGGCTGGATATGGCGCGTCCGGGGCTGACCGGACTGTCGTCGGAGCTGGGCTATGGCGGCCGCGTTGTGCCGGTCACTCACACGACACCGAGCGCGATTGTGTCCCTGATTGACCCCTTCCTGTCGGACCGGGTCGAGGTCGTGCCGCATGATGCGCTGGGAGTACTGGTGCTGGCTGGACCAGGGCCGGATGTCGATGGCGCCCGGAGAGCGGCCATTCTCTTTGATCGCCCCTTCCTGACCGATCGCGTCTTTGGCATGTTCGAGCTGCGCTATGTCTCGGCCGAAACGGCGAAGAGTGAAGTCGATACGGTGCTGTCCGGAACCGGCATGTCGATTGATGCCATCCAGACCATTGCCATGCCGCGCCTCAACATGCTGCTGGTGACCGCACGCGACCGCAGCCAGTTCGAGCAGGCGCAGGTCTGGATCGAGCGGCTGGACCGACCATCAGCAGGTTCCGAGCGGCGATTGCGCTATTATGTGGTTCGCAACACACCCGCCTCTACATTGGCCACGCAGATCACAGCCGCTTTTGCCGGTGGCCAGACCGGGGCCGGGCAATTGATCGAGCCGCGCTTTCAGGGTGATGACGCACACGGGGAGCCCAGTGCCCCGGGTGAGGAACAGAGTCGGCTCACTATCATCCCGGACGAGCTCAATAACGCCTTGATCATCCGGGCGACGGATCAGGAATATCGCGAGATCCTTGACCTCGTTCAGCGCATGGATGTCATGCCGCCGCAGGTTCTCATCGAAGCGACAATTGCCGAAGTTCGTCTTGAAGATGGCCTCGATTTCGGTGTTCGTTGGTATTTCGAGAACGCCGGATCGAACGAGACATCAAGCCTGCAATTCTCCGATTCCAACACGGGTTCCACAGCTCCCGTCTTCCCGGGCTTCAATTATGCCTTCTCCGGCACCGACCTGACGGCGACGCTCAGCGCGCTGCGGTCGATCACGGATGTGACGGTGCTTTCGGCGCCTTCCATCATGGTCCAGAACAATCAGACGGCTCACCTGCAGGTCGGTGATGAAGTGCCAATCGTGACCCAGACCGCGACCTCCGTAACCGAGAGCAATGCGCCAATCGTGTCGTCCGTCGAGTTGCGGGAAACCGGGGTGATCTTGCAAGTCACCCCGCGTATCAATGCCAGTGGCATGGTGGTGCTCGAGGTCAATCAGGAAGTCTCGAGTGTGCGTCCGACAACAACGTCGGGAATCGACTCGCCGACAATCCAGAAGCTCGAGTTCACCAGTACTGTCTCGGTGCGGAGCTCGAATACGATCGCCCTGGGCGGGCTGATCCGGGAAACAACCTCGGACAATGAATCGCGCACGCCCCTACTCGGAGACATCCCAGGCGTGGGCAATCTATTCCGGAACCGAGCTATGACCAGTCAGCGCAGCGAGCTGGTCATTTTCCTTACACCTCGCATCATCTGGACCGATGATGATGTCGGGAGCGCCCTCACGCATGTGCGCCGCCAGTTTGAAGCCCTGGAGGCCCGACAGCCCGGCCTCTTCGACAATTGA
- the gspG gene encoding type II secretion system major pseudopilin GspG — protein sequence MKFVRSLSRKDAGITLFELLVVLVIIALLATIVAPRVIGYAGRSKVNIATAQLASIQTSLELYYLDTGQYPSEAEGLTALVEPPEGALAWQGPYMRNTSGLTDPWGRAYSYGLDETGERFTIGSLGRDGEPGGEGEDSDLSRS from the coding sequence ATGAAGTTCGTTCGCAGCCTATCTCGCAAGGATGCTGGCATTACCCTTTTCGAGCTCCTGGTCGTGCTTGTCATCATCGCGCTGCTGGCGACGATCGTTGCGCCGCGGGTGATCGGGTATGCGGGCCGTTCCAAGGTCAATATTGCGACCGCGCAACTCGCTTCGATCCAGACCTCGCTGGAACTCTATTACCTTGATACGGGTCAGTATCCGAGCGAAGCGGAAGGACTCACAGCCCTGGTCGAGCCGCCGGAAGGGGCGCTCGCCTGGCAAGGTCCATACATGCGCAATACGTCCGGTCTGACCGACCCTTGGGGGCGGGCCTATAGCTACGGGCTTGATGAAACCGGTGAACGGTTCACAATTGGCAGCCTGGGTCGGGATGGAGAGCCGGGTGGCGAAGGAGAGGATAGTGACCTCTCTCGTAGCTGA